Proteins co-encoded in one Aspergillus flavus chromosome 2, complete sequence genomic window:
- a CDS encoding putative D-aminopeptidase codes for MRVQLSPEQVPRRMRIRELLPDLDLGAYPPGPLNSITDVPGVHVHTQELFGAQGAINTGVTCIVPRPNWSTNACYAGVFRFNGSGELTGAHLIEETGLLCSPIVLTGTFNIGAAHQGIYQYAVKHLGTNKDGQLEWLMLPVVGETFDGYLHDCTSFAVTPAHIVHGLESVVAGEPVREGNVGGGVGMVCHGLKGGTGSSSRQVLGTYTVAALVQANYGQLRDLRIAGVPVGKTLTEDAASDPSRQGMYEEVAQAKAEKDGSIIVVLATDAPLHPAQLQRVAKRATVGLARVGGQGHNLSGDIFLAFSTGNEIPVNQHKRPASVARTIDVLDDSALNTLFEATADAVEEAIYNALCMAESLQGFQGHTIEALPLARLKEIMRQYQRV; via the coding sequence ATGCGCGTCCAGCTATCCCCCGAGCAAGTACCGCGGCGAATGCGCATCCGCGAACTTCTTCCCGACCTCGACCTGGGAGCCTACCCCCCAGGTCCGCTAAATTCCATCACCGACGTTCCTGGCGTGCACGTTCACACCCAAGAGCTATTCGGTGCCCAAGGCGCCATCAATACCGGCGTGACCTGCATCGTTCCCCGCCCGAACTGGTCCACCAATGCTTGTTACGCCGGGGTCTTCCGTTTTAACGGCTCGGGAGAGCTAACGGGCGCACATCTGATAGAAGAGACGGGGCTTCTCTGCTCCCCTATTGTTCTCACTGGAACATTTAATATTGGGGCCGCCCACCAAGGGATCTATCAGTATGCCGTCAAACACCTGGGGACTAACAAGGATGGTCAGTTGGAGTGGCTTATGTTGCCGGTCGTGGGTGAGACGTTCGATGGGTATTTGCATGACTGTACATCGTTCGCTGTGACTCCTGCGCACATCGTGCACGGTCTAGAGAGTGTGGTGGCTGGGGAGCCAGTTCGAGAGGGTAATGTGGGCGGTGGCGTGGGCATGGTTTGCCATGGACTGAAAGGGGGCACCGGGAGCAGCAGTCGCCAGGTTCTCGGAACCTACACGGTCGCAGCGTTGGTCCAGGCTAATTACGGGCAATTAAGAGATCTCCGCATTGCAGGGGTCCCTGTTGGGAAAACACTAACTGAAGACGCTGCGAGCGACCCCTCAAGACAGGGGATGTATGAGGAGGTCGCACAGGCAaaggccgagaaggacgGCAGTATAATCGTTGTACTGGCCACAGATGCGCCGCTTCATCCCGCTCAGTTGCAGCGTGTTGCCAAGCGGGCAACCGTTGGTCTTGCTCGCGTTGGTGGCCAAGGACATAACCTGTCCGGGGATATCTTCCTAGCTTTCTCTACTGGGAACGAGATACCTGTCAACCAGCACAAGAGACCTGCGTCAGTAGCACGAACGATTGACGTGCTAGATGATTCTGCTCTCAATACCTTGTTCGAAGCGACCGCCGATGCGGTTGAAGAGGCGATATACAACGCACTTTGTATGGCGGAGAGCCTTCAAGGTTTTCAAGGGCATACAATCGAGGCACTTCCTCTTGCCCGTCTGAAGGAGATCATGAGGCAATACCAACGGGTGTAG
- a CDS encoding RTA1 domain protein — protein MGYQYYHYDPSSGAAVSFAAVFGLTTVIHIWQMIRTRTWYLTPFVIGGIFEAIGYLCRFISATETPNWTMKPYVGQSLLLLLAPALFAASVYMILGRIIRMLNAGSISLIRPSWLTKIFVTGDVLSFLVQSGGGGMLAKANSQDSVKLGENMIIGGLFIQIIFFGFFIVVSIVFHRRMLSTPMHHMVVTEVPWNQYMKILYTVSILIMIRSIYRVAEYVQGSSGYLQSKEAFIYVFDAALMFACCIILNWWHPSKIVSSRRKVENSGDHEMLNNTHYDNTQYGRY, from the exons ATGGGATACCAATACTACCACTATGATCCATCATCAGGCGCGGCAGTTAGCTTTGCTGCTGTCTTTGGCCTAACGACGGTTATACACATTTGGCAGATGATTCGGACGAGGACATGGTACTTGACACCATTTGTTATTGGTGGTATAT TTGAGGCTATCGGTTACCTATGCAGGTTTATCAGTGCGACCGAAACACCGAATTGGACGATGAAACCATACGTGGGACAGAGCCTACTACTGCTCCTAGCGCCAGCCCTGTTCGCCGCATCCGTGTACATGATTCTTGGACGTATTATTCGAATGCTGAATGCCGGTTCTATCTCCCTAATCCGCCCTTCATGGTTGACCAAGATCTTTGTGACCGGTGACGTGTTATCCTTCTTGGTACAGAGTGGAG GAGGAGGCATGTTAGCCAAAGCCAATTCGCAAGATTCAGTAAAGCTAGGCGAGAATATGATCATCGGTGGTCTATTTATCcagatcatcttcttcgggttcttcatcgtcgttTCGATCGTCTTTCACCGTCGCATGCTGTCTACGCCTATGCATCACATGGTGGTCACTGAAGTTCCGTGGAACCAGTATATGAAGATTCTGTATACGGTCAGTATTCTGATTATGATCCGGTCTATCTATCGGGTTGCCGAGTACGTCCAAGGAAGTAGTGGATATCTGCAGAGCAAGGAGGCTTTCATCTACGTGTTTGATGCGGCCTTGATGTTCGCCTGTTGCATCATTCTCAATTGGTGGCACCCTAGCAAGATCGTTTCTTCTAGAAGGAAGGTCGAAAATAGTGGTGATCATGAGATGTTGAATAACACTCACTATGATAACACTCAGTATGGGCGTTATTGA
- a CDS encoding RTA1 like protein-domain-containing protein codes for MEFTFYYYTPSGAAGGILVALFALSTLLHLYQLLRTRTWFMIPFAIGGILETIGYVGRVLSTNEAPNYTKGPYIMQSALILIAPAFLAASIYMTLGRIITMLQAEQYSIIPLRWLTKIFVAGDVLSFLMQASGAGLMVSADDPSTGEHVIIGGLFVQIIFFGFFVITAIVFELRMAKKHIGASAEAGRIWRRHMIALYVTSVLILVRSVVRVVEYLDGYDGFLMKHEVFIYVFDALLMFVAMAVLNYIHPSQINCLLDRGDQYFENFVVTRKYGPSATHEMEVDSRI; via the exons ATGGAGTTCACCTTCTACTACTATACACCATCGGGTGCCGCTGGCGGCATCTTGGTCGCACTATTCGCCCTCAGcacccttcttcatctttatCAGCTACTCCGCACGCGGACATGGTTCATGATCCCTTTTGCCATCGGTGGAATCC TCGAAACAATTGGATATGTCGGTCGTGTACTATCAACAAACGAAGCACCCAACTACACCAAGGGCCCGTATATCATGCAAAGCGCCCTCATCCTGATTGCACCAGCCTTTCTCGCTGCGAGTATCTATATGACTCTGGGTCGCATCATTACTATGCTTCAGGCAGAGCAATACTCGATCATTCCCCTGCGCTGGCTGACAAAGATCTTCGTGGCGGGTGATGTGCTATCCTTCTTGATGCAAGCGTCTG GTGCCGGTCTTATGGTTTCGGCAGATGATCCTAGCACTGGGGAACATGTCATCATCGGTGGTTTATTCGTGCAAattatcttcttcggctttttCGTAATCACCGCTATCGTCTTTGAGCTGCGCATGGCGAAGAAACACATTGGCGCATCTGCCGAGGCAGGTCGTATTTGGCGCCGACACATGATTGCACTCTATGTGACCAGTGTTCTGATTTTGGTGCGGTCGGTAGTTCGTGTCGTGGAATATCTGGATGGCTACGACGGCTTCCTCATGAAACATGAAGTCTTCATCTACGTATTCGACGCTTTGCTGATGTTTGTTGCTATGGCGGTCCTCAACTACATCCACCCCAGTCAAATCAACTGCCTTTTGGATCGTGGTGATCAATATTTCGAGAACTTCGTGGTGACTCGCAAATATGGGCCTAGTGCCACGCATGAAATGGAGGTGGATAGTCggatataa
- a CDS encoding copper amine oxidase, which produces MAPDTTSIPGYTIFRKEDYDSAAAAAVTPQGIPHPLDQLSIAEIPVAAALFREYASPKQLKFNCITLREPKKQEYAAFKQGNGPRPDRRAFAIVIDRQSGRIAEAVANLTKSKVEEWKDVNDAMPTLTLEDLDILEGLARKDPRVIQACKEIGITDMSKVYIDAWAIGIDERWGFERRLQQGLAYYRHSEFDNQYAHPLDFSIVADTEREEILSVDVRYVNGERTAMPLTEHNYLPQFIGDKYNHDRLKPIDITQPQGVSFQMKGNELSWAGYKMHIGFNYREGIVISDVRAHDPYQDRERTLFNRISVVEMVVPYGCPEKPHHKKHAFDVGEYGSGFMSNSLKLGCDCKGAIHYLDGVMALASGEAAVVKNAICIHEEDNGLLYKHTDFRDGTVISARDRKLIISQIITAANYDYGFYHIFSLDGTYKLEVKLTGMLNTYPLHSTEQAAPYGTEVAPQITAHNHQHIFSLRIDPEVDGQNNSVVQNDAVASDYPVGSPQNFYGNAFYSKKTPLRTSLEGAADYCYETNRTWDIINPNSINPSAKKPVGFKIINTSCPPLLAKPGGVVHTRAAFARKPLWVLPYKDYELFPAGNYVCQSTGQENHPHNETILDWAKRNESIENTDIVCYLQFGLTHFPRTEDFPIMPAEPVSIMLRASNFFIKNPGLWVPPSSVCVDTMSRNAFSTSCCAGSKPGDSSRL; this is translated from the exons ATGGCGCCAGACACAACATCGATCCCCGGTTACACGATCTTTCGTAAGGAAGACTACGACAGTGCCGCAGCTGCCGCGGTGACACCACAAGGAATTCCTCATCCACTTG ATCAGCTATCGATTGCAGAGATCCCAGTGGCGGCAGCATTGTTCCGCGAATACGCCAGTCCGAAGCAACTCAAATTTAACTGCATCACTCTCCGTGAGCCTAAGAAGCAAGAGTATGCCGCTTTCAAACAAGGGAATGGGCCACGTCCCGACCGTCGCGCGTTCGCCATTGTCATCGACCGGCAGTCCGGGAGAATCGCTGAGGCCGTTGCCAATTTGACCAAGTCCAAGGTAGAAGAGTGGAAGGACGTCAATGACGCCATGCCAACTCTCACCCTCGAAGATCTGGATATCTTGGAGGGCCTTGCGCGCAAGGATCCTCGCGTTATCCAAGCATGCAAGGAGATCGGAATCACCGACATGTCAAAGGTGTACATTGATGCCTGGGCGATCGGCATTGACGAGCGTTGGGGCTTTGAGCGTCGTCTCCAGCAGGGTCTGGCATACTACCGTCACTCTGAGTTCGATAATCAGTACGCCCATCCTTTGGACTTCTCGATCGTTGCCGATACCGAGCGAGAGGAGATCCTCAGTGTGGATGTCCGCTATGTGAATGGAGAACGCACAGCCATGCCGCTTACCGAGCACAACTACCTGCCCCAGTTTATTGGAGACAAGTACAACCATGACCGACTAAAGCCTATCGATATCACCCAACCTCAAGGTGTCTCGTTCCAGATGAAGGGTAATGAGCTTTCCTGGGCCGGCTACAAGATGCACATCGGGTTCAACTACCGAGAGGGTATCGTCATCTCAGACGTCCGCGCGCATGATCCTTACCAAGACCGCGAGCGTACTTTGTTCAACCGAATCAGTGTGGTCGAGATGGTGGTGCCTTATGGTTGCCCCGAAAAGCCTCACCACAAGAAGCATGCATTTGATGTGGGTGAGTATGGAAGTGGCTTCATGAGCAACTCATTGAAGCTTGGTTGTGATTGCAAGGGCGCGATTCATTACCTGGACGGAGTGATGGCCCTTGCAAGTGGTGAGGCCGCAGTTGTCAAGAACGCCATCTGCATTCACGAAGAGGATAATGGCCTTCTGTATAAACACACAGACTTCCGAGACGGCACAGTGATCTCCGCCCGCGATCGGAAGCTCATTATCTCGCAAATCATTACCGCGGCCAACTATGACTATGGCTTCTATCATATCTTCTCTCTTGACGGAACCTACAAGCTCGAAGTTAAGCTCACCGGCATGTTAAACACCTACCCGTTGCATTCCACCGAACAGGCTGCACCATACGGAACCGAAGTGGCTCCTCAAATCACCGCTCATAACCATCAGCACATCTTCTCACTGCGTATTGACCCTGAGGTAGATGGTCAAAACAACTCCGTTGTCCAAAACGACGCTGTTGCATCAGACTATCCAGTGGGATCTCCGCAGAACTTCTACGGCAATGCCTTCTACAGCAAGAAGACACCACTTCGCACATCCCTGGAAGGTGCCGCTGATTACTGCTACGAAACCAATCGGACATGGGATATCATCAACCCGAACTCCATTAACCCATCTGCTAAGAAGCCCGTTGGGTTCAAGATCATCAACACATCCTGCCCTCCCTTGTTAGCGAAACCGGGTGGTGTCGTCCACACGCGCGCTGCATTCGCACGCAAGCCTCTATGGGTGCTTCCCTACAAGGATTATGAATTGTTTCCTGCCGGGAACTACGTCTGCCAGTCGACTGGTCAGGAGAATCACCCTCACAATGAGACCATTCTTGACTGGGCAAAGAGGAATGAGTCTATCGAGAACACAGATATCGTCTGTTACCTCCAGTTTGGCCTGACCCATTTCCCACGCACTGAGGATTTCCCCATCATGCCAGCTGAGCCTGTCAGCATCATGCTACGCGCTTCGAACTTCTTTATCAAGAATCCTGGTCTTTGGGTTCCTCCTTCGTCAGTGTGTGTTGATACTATGTCGCGCAACGCTTTCTCTACTTCATGCTGTGCGGGCAGTAAGCCAGGGGATAGCTCCAGGTTGTAG
- a CDS encoding ankyrin repeat protein produces the protein MSRSNSLSIILIKTLLSILTSSQLQSVISLSLLFIMPSAVNQNGPQPVKSGKTSDPDFNVCGPLFAAAQKGELDKIKEILDKDPKKIDEQCEKHDKYTPVIVAAVSGKLEAVQLLCKRGANVNLRDSNSYTIIKLTLDKGYKDIANWLVDAYPEMIITDPRLPKGEEWLKAQFAKMSNNIEDPASKPPQTVLDNLISGNLKPDTDRTVSEVYWEHILLRYIGDIPKDIERNYSKKLKMAFCGTFDRTLQGHAGIKESARLLNSVLPTTQYNITGTHVAPKGQWVTERWEYHDYENNLQVLDGVDTFLINEEKGKIEVMLINYNVYELKWIDDPERPVKKAHNWTPV, from the coding sequence ATGTCACGGTCCAATTCACTCTCTATCATCTTAATCAAGACACTCTTAAGCATCCTTACATCAAGCCAATTGCAATCAGTCATATCTTTAAGTCTACTCTTCATCATGCCTTCCGCTGTGAATCAGAACGGTCCTCAGCCTGTCAAAAGCGGCAAGACCAGCGACCCGGACTTCAATGTTTGCGGTCCGCTCTTCGCCGCCGCCCAAAAGGGCGAACTCGACAAGATCAAAGAGATCCTGGATAAGGATCCCAAAAAGATTGACGAGCAATGCGAGAAGCATGACAAGTACACTCCGGTGATTGTGGCCGCCGTCTCCGGCAAACTCGAAGCCGTGCAGTTGCTATGCAAGCGAGGCGCAAATGTCAATCTCCGCGACAGTAACAGCTACACCATCATCAAGCTTACACTGGACAAAGGGTACAAAGACATTGCCAATTGGCTTGTCGATGCCTACCCGGAAATGATCATCACCGATCCCCGTCTACCCAAGGGCGAGGAATGGCTGAAAGCCCAGTTCGCAAAGATGTCGAACAACATCGAAGACCCTGCCAGCAAGCCTCCCCAAACGGTGTTGGATAACCTTATCTCGGGCAACCTGAAGCCAGATACCGATCGGACTGTTTCGGAGGTCTACTGGGAACATATCCTCCTCCGGTATATCGGTGATATCCCGAAGGATATTGAACGAAACTACTCCAAGAAACTGAAGATGGCTTTTTGCGGCACCTTCGATCGCACCTTGCAGGGTCATGCTGGCATCAAGGAGTCTGCTAGATTGCTGAATAGTGTCTTGCCCACTACCCAGTATAATATCACTGGTACCCATGTTGCTCCGAAGGGTCAGTGGGTGACGGAGCGTTGGGAGTATCATGATTATGAGAATAATCTGCAGGTTCTGGATGGGGTTGATACTTTCTTGATTaatgaggagaaggggaaaatTGAGGTCATGTTGATCAATTATAATGTGTATGAGTTGAAGTGGATTGATGATCCGGAACGACCAGTGAAGAAGGCCCATAACTGGACGCCAGTCTGA
- a CDS encoding POT family-domain-containing protein: MLLCDKNLTRYLKFAKGVSDNSRGSPEIDRMVLRQLLLDSLPQDTIRWGHKLLSVSDGNVLHFPQGIEQGFDLVVGADGAWSRIRRFLTPVRPSFCGVEGYAFTIPDAAQTAPKVSELVNRGSLYAYSDGKALMGQQLGDGSIQVSVYTTESQDDDAVFSADDECRRHQIARQFRDWAPELLELLAPTSEYEMTRRIYTLPVGFQWPAHPAITLVGDAAHLMPPFAGEGVNLGFEDAMNLSDAIRGFIDGGYSTLNETLRMYEKDAFQRARRGQELSVGVMQDMFFTPGAPRASIERWMIRHVRYRIHPWAFPPQDPIESNSFSGDKKAVFTVSDEEKASPSTTEPVYDGDQYLGQAPTEEELYTLRKVAGPVSGSGYWLCTVEFAERASYYGCTWVFQNFIQYPLPPGGNGAGASAPGSEKPAGALGQGLQVSSALTLLFKFLAYCIPIFGGWLADTKLGRYKTICIGVVICGVSHVIMVVGAIPSILQAGHGMAPFIVSLMILALGAGIFKPNISPTVMEQVTFKHPYIKTLKSGERVIVHPETTIQRLTLTFYALINVGAFFGLATSYAAKRVGYWLAFLLPGIIYFLMPIILALVYKKTIKTPPQGNILGDTLRVIKLAIQQNGFRKFGSEAYFDSVKPSELARKGIASYKGKPISWNDGFVDDVRRTLVACQIFLFYPLYYLNNGGIGSITNSQAGSMTTKGAPNDLVSNFNPLTIIIASPILNYGLYPLLRKHRIEFGPIKRITLGFILAALSCVVGALLQWRVYETSPCGYYATECDIGSGVSPLSVWAQIPMYVLQALSELFAVVSGYELSFSRSPKSMRALVVALFLFMSAVSSAISQAVVPALADPHLIWPFVGTAVPGVILAGVFYWMYRDLDKETFLREDSDSQQEILSEKDKS; encoded by the exons ATGCTTCTGTGTGACAAAAACCTGACCAGATACCTGAAATTTGCAAAAGGAGTGTCTGACAATAGTCGTGGCAGTCCAGAGATCGACCGGATGGTCCTTAGGCAATTATTGCTTGATAGTCTGCCACAGGACACTATTCGCTGGGGCCACAAACTTCTCAGTGTATCAGACGGGAATGTGCTACATTTCCCCCAAGGAATCGAGCAGGGCTTCGATCTGGTTGTGGGAGCTGATGGCGCCTGGAGCCGGATCCGCCGCTTTTTAACGCCTGTGCGTCCGTCATTCTGCGGTGTCGAAGGTTATGCTTTTACAATCCCTGATGCTGCTCAGACCGCACCGAAGGTTTCTGAACTTGTTAACCGAGGATCCCTCTACGCGTACTCCGACGGAAAGGCACTCATGGGGCAGCAACTCGGGGATGGTAGCATCCAGGTATCCGTCTATACCACAGAAAGCCAAGACGATGATGCGGTTTTCTCGGCGGATGATGAATGTCGGCGCCATCAGATTGCTAGGCAATTTCGTGACTGGGCACCGGAGCTTCTCGAACTCTTGGCACCCACTAGTGAATACGAAATGACTCGGCGTATTTATACGCTTCCAGTTGGGTTTCAGTGGCCTGCCCATCCGGCTATAACCCTCGTGGGAGATGCAGCTCACCTCATGCCACCATTCGCTGGAGAAGGCGTGAACCTTGGATTCGAGGACGCGATGAATCTCTCGGATGCGATTCGGGGGTTCATCGATGGCGGATATAGTACGCTCAACGAGACGTTGCGGATGTATGAGAAAGACGCCTTTCAACGGGCTCGTAGAGGTCAGGAGCTGAGTGTTGGCGTGATGCAGGACATGTTCTTTACCCCTGGAGCACCGCGAGCGTCGATCGAACGGTGGATGATCCGGCATGTTCGCTATCGCATCCATCCGTGGGCCTTCC CTCCCCAGGACCCCATAGAATCAAATTCGTTCAGTGGAGATAAGAAGGCAGTGTTCACCGTatcagacgaagaaaaggccTCTCCGTCCACGACCGAGCCCGTCTACGATGGTGACCAGTATCTGGGTCAAGCGCCCACCGAGGAGGAATTATATACCCTACGCAAGGTCGCGGGCCCTGTATCAGGATCCGGGTATTGGCTCTGCACCGTTGAGTTTGCAGAACGTGCCTCCTATTATGGCTGCACCTGGGTCTTTCAGAATTTCATTCAATACCCTCTTCCGCCTGGTGGGAATGGTGCGGGAGCGTCGGCGCCAGGGTCCGAGAAGCCAGCAGGAGCATTAGGGCAGGGATTGCAGGTCTCGTCCGCCCTGACGCTGTTGTTCAAGTTCCTTGCGTACTGTATTCCCATCTTTGGTGGCTGGCTAGCGGATACAAAACTGGGTCGGTATAAGACAATCTGTATCGGTGTGGTCATTTGCGGTGTTTCGCATGTTATCATGGTGGTCGGTGCGATTCCGAGCATATTACAGGCCGGCCATGGCATGGCTCCGTTCATTGTCAGTTTGATGATTCTCGCATTGGGAGCAG GTATATTCAAACCGAATATCTCCCCGACTGTCATGGAACAAGTCACGTTCAAGCATCCTTACATTAAGACGCTCAAGTCCGGAGAACGGGTCATTGTGCACCCTGAAACCACTATCCAACGACTTACACTTACATTCTACG CTCTGATCAACGTAGGTGCTTTCTTCGGGCTGGCGACCAGCTACGCCGCGAAGCGTGTCGGATATTGGCTGGCATTCCTGCTGCCCGGCATTATTTACTTCTTGATGCCAATTATCCTGGCGTTGGTATACAAGAAGACAATTAAAACCCCCCCACAAGGGAACATTCTGGGAGACACCTTGCGTGTTATCAAATTGGCCATCCAACAAAATGGGTTCCGGAAGTTCGGATCGGAGGCGTATTTCGACTCAGTCAAGCCATCGGAGCTTGCGCGGAAGGGGATCGCATCATACAAGGGAAAACCGATCAGCTGGAACGACGGGTTCGTGGACGATGTTCGACGCACGCTGGTCGCTTGCCaaatcttcctcttctaccCCCTTTATTATCTCAACAACGGAGGCATCGGAAGTATTACCAACTCGCAAGCTGGATCAATGACAACCAAAGGTGCACCGAACGACCTCGTTAGCAACTTCAATCCTCTAACTATCATCATCGCATCCCCGATCCTCAACTATGGTCTTTATCCTTTACTTCGCAAGCATCGGATCGAATTTGGCCCTATTAAACGTATTACACTCGGCTTCATCCTCGCCGCTCTAAGCTGTGTCGTCGGCGCCCTCCTCCAATGGCGCGTCTACGAAACCTCACCTTGCGGCTACTACGCGACAGAATGTGACATCGGCAGCGGCGTCTCCCCGCTCTCCGTCTGGGCCCAGATCCCAATGTACGTTCTCCAGGCCCTCTCAGAGCTCTTCGCCGTCGTCAGCGGATACGAACTGTCCTTCTCGCGGTCTCCGAAGAGTATGCGTGCGTTGGTCgtcgctctcttcctttttatgTCTGCCGTCTCGTCCGCCATCAGTCAGGCTGTTGTTCCGGCGTTGGCGGATCCACATCTTATTTGGCCGTTTGTGGGGACTGCTGTCCCCGGGGTGATTCTGGCCGGGGTATTTTATTGGATGTATCGGGATTTGGATAAGGAGACGTTCTTGAGGGAGGATTCGGATAGTCAACAGGAGATTCTGTCGGAGAAGGATAAAAGCTAG